A single genomic interval of Dysidea avara chromosome 6, odDysAvar1.4, whole genome shotgun sequence harbors:
- the LOC136258513 gene encoding RWD domain-containing protein 1-like, with amino-acid sequence MTDYKEEQASELEALRSIYSSEEFTEVSQDPIVFEITLVVQSDDGDTSATVTVNFTYTPTYPDTPPEMCVTNSNLTNTQVVELEQLLREQAEEEVGVVMVFSLVSGLQERLGEMVDEITAAANAATDEYAALDDKQDEQPAVFHGTPVTKETFGKWKEQFDTEMTATNRRSNKEVKLTGKQLFERDASLAMSDMKFIEDDLNDDMDKLSSQ; translated from the exons ATGACAG ATTACAAAGAAGAACAAGCTAGTGAATTAGAAGCACTTCGGTCAATTTATTCCAGTGAAGAATTTACAG AAGTTAGCCAGGACCCCATTGTATTTGAGATCACATTGGTAGTACAATCTGATGATGGGGACACTTCAG CAACAGTCACTGTAAACTTCACCTACACACCCACTTACCCGGACACGCCCCCAGAGATGTGTGTAACCAATAGCAACCTCACCAACACCCAGGTAGTGGAACTAGAGCAGTTGCTACGGGAACAG GCAGAGGAAGAAGTTGGAGTAGTGATGGTATTCAGTTTAGTTAGTGGATTACAAGAGAGACTAGGAGAAATGGTGGATGAGATAACAGCTGCTGCTAATGCTGCAACAGATGAGTATGCAGCACTAGATGATAAACAAGATGAG CAACCCGCAGTATTTCATGGTACTCCGGTAACCAAGGAGACATTTGGTAAATGGAAGGAACAATTTGACACAGAAATGACTGCCACTAATCGTCGTAGCAACAAAGAAGTCAAATTAACAG GTAAACAACTGTTTGAGAGGGATGCGTCACTAGCAATGTCTGATATGAAGTTCATTGAAG ATGATCTTAATGATGACATGGACAAGTTATCCAGCCAATGA